One Bosea sp. 124 genomic window, CGTTTACCTACCGCCTCTCCGTGACGCCAAGCGCGCGCTGGCCTCAGGAAATCCCACGCGCATCTACGCGCTGCTGAAGCACTTCCTTGATGGCGAACTGCCGGACGCGCTAGCCCAGCGCCTGAAACGAATCGCAACCGATCCCATTCTCACGAAGGTCGACAACGCTGTTGATATTGGGCTCGGTGCGCTTACCACCGGCGTGCGCCGGCAATCTGCATCCCTTGGCTTCGCCGGCGATGAGAAGCTGATCGATATTGCACGCGATCTGCGTTTCAAACTGGCTGACCACGGCATCGCGCCAGAGGATCTTCGTTATTCCGGTCACGGTTATGCCAACCTTCTCTATATGGCGACGATTGCCGTCGAACTGGAAAAGGTGAATGACGCCGACCTGACGCTCTTTCTGGTAGAGGAGCCCGAAGCCCACCTGCATCCGCAATTGCAGGCCGCCGTGCTGAGCTTCCTGGAGGAGCAATCCGAGAAAACGCAGCCAAGTAAACCCGGCGCAGCCGCCGGCCAGGTCCAGATTGTTGTCGCCACGCACTCGCCCAATCTCTCGGCATGGAACGACAGCAAGAACCTTGTCGTCTTCAGATCGTGCGTCGTGCCCGTGCCGGTTGAGCCGCTCCCGAGCGAGCCGGCTATCGAAGATGACGCAGCGGTCGGGCCTGATGCCGCCCCTGCGCCTGCTCCCGTGCTGCGCCGGACATCGCGCTGCATTCCTCTGGAAAAAATCTCCCTGTCCGACCCGGATCGCCGGAAGGTCGACAGATATCTCGACGTGACGCGATCCGCGCTTCTGTTCGGCGGACGCGCAATGCTCGTGGAGGGTATCGCGGAAGCTCTGCTGCTTCCCGTGATCGCGAAGAATTACGTTCTCAAAGGCAAAGCCGACAAGATGCGCCTGTTTCGATCGGCAGTCTTCCTGCCGATCGATGGGGTCGATTTTCGTCCCTATGTGACGCTGCTGCTGACCCCCTACGATCAGGTTAGGATTTCTGACCGAGTTGTCGTCATAACTGATGGCGACGCCCACAAAGAAGCGGTCAACGGCAGAACGCCAGGCGACAATAGGAAGCATGAACTTGATACTCTTGCCACAGCGCTCAGCGCCACAAGTGTCTTCTCGGCGGCCGTCAGCACGTACTCTCTGGAAACCGAACTGGTAAACGCGGGAAACGCGGACCTGCTAAAGTCCGTCTACCTCTCCTTCCATCCAAAATCAGAGCACCACTGGACGGCTGCGATCGGCAAAACAGGGCATGATCGCGCTTCGGCGATTCAGGAACTCTTCAAGTCGACGCGAAAAGGCGATTTCGCCCAGATTCTGGCGGAAAAGATCCAAGCGGACGGCGCGACCTTCGTGGTGCCGCAATATATCCGCGATGCTATCGAGGCCATAGTGCTGTGACCCTCGATGCCTTCATACCAACGCGTGAGCAGAGCGATATTGTCGCGCACGACCGATCCGCCTTCATCATAGCATGTCCGGGGGCGGGCAAAACACGGGTGATGGTTGAGCGGTGCCGTGGCCTGACTGCTCGCACCAAAGGTCGTCGTGGGGTTGCGCTGCTCTCTTTTACCAACGCCGCTGTTCATGAACTTGAGACACGGCTGCGGCACGCGAATCTCATCGTCGAACCCACGTTCCCCGACTTTGTCGGAACGTTCGACGGCTTCGTTTGGCAGTTCATTCTTGCACCGTTCGGGATTCCCGAATGTGAAAATGCTCCCCGCCTCATTGCCGATCTCGATCGCCGGATCGTGCAGCCGTTCGAAAAAGCCCACCCTCTACCGCTCTCATGCTTCGATCGCGCCACTGGCGAAATTGTTCCGGCCCTCGCCAAAGCCAAAGGTTATGACGTCGCGAAGAAGGCCGCCGGTGTCCGGAAGGCCTCGGAGACAGTGGCGCGGACGATGCGCAAACGGTTTCGGGATCGGGGTGAGGTCGATTTTGAAGATGTCCGGTCGATAGCAAGGGAACGGTTGGCCGATAGGGAACTCTCCGAGCGTCTCGGCAATGCGCTAGCGGCACGTTTTGCGGAAATTATCGTCGATGAAGCGCAAGACTGTAATCCCCATGACCTGGAAATCATTTCGTGGCTGCGGACTGCCGGGATACCCATCAAAGTAATCTGCGATCCCCACCAATCCATTTACGAATTTCGTGGTGGCGTGACCGATCACCTCTTCGCCTTCCGCGACAAATTCGAAGAGGAAGACAGGCTTCCGATGACCGGAAATTTTCGGTCGAATGACAATATCTGCAAAGCTATCGCGATGCTTCGATCTCACACCACGCGTGGTGACATCGACAAGCCGGTAGGCCGCCACAAAGCCGATCAGACACCTGTTCACATACTAAGCTACAAGGGCGCTGTTTCGGCAGCCATCGGCACACGCTTCCGGGAGCTTGCGACAGGGCATAGTTTCGATCTTGCGGATTGCCCCATCCTGGCATCGACCGTTGACAGCGGAGCCAAATCTATCGGCCAGCCACGGATTGAAAAAACGAACGATCTATCGCTCCGGCTAGCCTCGGCCGTGATGGAATTTCACTACGGTTTTGATACGGGCAACCAGCTTGAGGCCATTCATCGCGCACACGCCGTGATCCTTTCGATCCAGGGGCGGCTCGCCGGAAAAACCTACAATCAATATTTGACTTCAGAGCAGATGACCGCCGAAACGTGGCGGCCTAAAATTCTCAGCATCGTTCAGCAGTTGCGCTTCGATCCATCGATCGACACAACCGCTAACGGATGGCTGGCCCGCGCCCGCGCTCTGATCGCGCCTGAAATGATCGCCAATGGATTATCGATCGCGCAGCGGCTGAAATCGAACAGGGAGTTGGCCAGTCTGCTCACCGTTCCGCCGCCGGCCAGCGCTGCATCACGGACCATCCATTCCGTGAAGGGTAAGGAATTTCCGGCCGTCTGCGTGGTTATGACCACGGCCACGGCAAAGGGAATTCTCGACTACCTGCAAACAGGCGAGCCGGCGAAAACGGGCGAGGACGCCCGCAAGCTCTATGTTGCTGCTTCGCGGGCCGAGCGGTTGCTTGTGTTCGCCTCACCTAGGAGCCAAGCGGCTCGCTTGAAAAGTCATCTTGAAACGCTTCACGCGACAGTGACCCTCGAAGAAATCTGATAAGCCGAACGGGACGGAGATAATTCCCGTATAGTATTTGCAGGCGATAAAGGCCGAGCGTTGCTCGCAAGCTGTGTAATGTAAACACATTACCAGCTTGGGAAGGGGGCCCGCTGCGCGCCCCCGTTCCATCCCCCCGGCCATTGGCCCGGATTTCGACATCGAGCCTACACCGGGCCAGTGCACCGATCCGCCGGTGCATCACGGGTCAGTGGAGCGTCCCTGCTCCTCCGACACCGCCATGGCCAAGGAGACCCGGTCTCCCTGGACCCAACGATTGGCAGCTCGGCCCTGAGCCTACCGAGGTGTAGGCTCGGCACGATCCGCCGTCTCCCTCGTACAATTGCCTGGGAGTTGTTCGGCGGCAGCCCTTGCGGCGCCGCCTCGTTTCATTCTACTTTTGTTCTATGGCCGCTCACGTTCTGACCAAATTGCTTCCAAGCTTGAAGCCAAGCCCGATTGCCGGGCGCCGGGCGCGGGGATCGCGAGCGACGAGTGGATAGTTCTCCTGTCGCCATCACCGCCGGTGCAAGCGATCCAACCCTCGTTCGCGACATCGTCTTCATCAGTAAAGGGACGCCCAACGACGACGAGTTCACTCTTTGGCTCGCGCCTCGGTTGGAGGCCGCCGGATATGTCGTTTTCGCCGATATCTTGAACCTGCAAGGCGGGGACCGCTGGCGAAAAGAGCTGACTGAAACCCTGCAAAAGCGCGCTGTGAAAATGCTGCTTTGCTGCCAGGACGCGACGCTCGCAAAGAACGGCGTTCAAGAAGAAATCGGCATAGCAGAGGATCTGGCAAAGGAGCTGGATGACAAGCGCTTTATTATCCCGTTACGGCTGAAGAAGTTTAAAAAGCTGTTTGGCATAGGTGGCCTTCAATACGTTGATTTCGAGCATAGCTGGGCGAAGGGCCTGATCGATCTCCTAGAATTGCTTGAGCGCCAAGGCGTTCCTTGTGACAGGCAGCACGCAGTCATAAATCCGAATTGGGAACTCTATCGGAAGCGGCATTCACTCGAACTTATTCAAAGCCCTGAGACGCTCACTTCGAACTGGCTGCGCATCGCGGCCATTCCGAGCCAGATTCGGTACTGCGAACCCACCGGCGCGATCGACCACAGCAGGACAAAGAAAGCCTATGGCGATGCCGGCTTTCCGTTCTACCTTCACAATCGTGGCGTTCTCACATTTCTGACCGCCGATGAGATGAGGGCTGCTGTCCGGGATCTTGGCTCTTTTCAAGAGCTGCATAGCGTCTCGGTGCAGACGTTCGCCGAAGAAGGTATGCCAGAAATCGGCCTTCAACCACGCGAAGCCAAAAACATTCTGGTGTTTCTGTTCAAGGCTGCCTGGCAAAATTTCTGCAAGGCAAATGGCTTCCTTGAATATCACTATTCCAAGACGCCCGGTTATCACGTCGGGAAAGCCAAACTGGCGGTGGGCAAGAAAATTCCCTGGGGGCGGCAGGGAAGCAAGCGTTCTGCGATGCTTCGCAATGTCGCGAAGGGGAAGGTTTGGCAGTTCGGAATCTCGGCTATCCCGGTTCTCTGGCCCTACTATCATTTTCGCCTAAAATCGCGGGTTCTGTTCGCTGAGTTTGAGAATGATAAAGAGGGATCGCTTGTTGCCGACGACAAGCAGTTCCGCCTTCGACGCTCCGTCTGCAAGGGATGGAGAAACAAGCAGTGGCACGGAAGGCTGATGGCCTTTTTAGAACTCATGGCCGGCGAGAGGGCTTATATCGATTTGGCGGTAAGTCCGACCGAATCTATTCGGCTCGACAGCGCGCCCCAGCTCTTCACATCACCCGTGACGACCCCGCTGCCAAACGTCCTCGGCGAAGAGGATGAGGACTCCGATCCATCCGTGCTGGGCAATCGGGACATCGAGCAGGAGGCTGCGGAATGATCGAACTGCCTGAGAAATCGCTTCAGATCATCCATATCGCAGAGCCGCAGCTTGGTTTTGCGCACGGGCAGACCTGCGAACATCCAAAAGATGGCTTGCACCTCTACGGCCCGAACTCCGGACCCACGCGGCCGATCAAAGTGAGAGTCGGCGCCGTCGGGACTGCGACCGGCCTTGCCTATCTGGATAAGCACCTCATCGCGTTGTGCAATCCTGTCGACGTTCCACCGCCAGGGAAAACGGACAAAGAAAACAGACTGCATCTTTCGAATTTTCCAGGACTAGAAGAGACCTTCGGAATTTCAATCGACACGAAGAGCATCGCTCGCCGCGTCGTCAAAATTGAAGAAATCGAACGTGCGACGCTGATTATCAATCATCACGAGGCAGTCCGAGAGGTCGTTGACGTCTATGTTAAAGCGATTGATGAGCACGAGAAAAATGAAGAGCAATCGGTAGATATCTGGATACTAGTGCTTCCAGAGATCATATATGATCGCTGTAAACCGAAATCCCGTCGTTCAGGCCTGAATCTTGTGTTGGGGACCTTCGCGCGGACGCAAAGCAAGAAGATTGACCTGCCCCTTTTCGCCGACGTGATTGATCAGTCCGCCGAAGAAATATTCGAAGATATGCCGAATTTTCACCGGCAGGTGAAAGCCCAACTCCTAAGACGAGCGAAAACATCTCAGCTCGTCCGGGAGACAACATTGGCGCCCGCAGAATTTGTAAATAAGGCGGGCTATCCATCTCGGCCGATCCAAGAGCCAGCGAGTGTCGCTTGGAACTTGGCAACTGGCATCTATTATAAGACGCAGCCAGAGCCACCTTGGAAATTGGCGAGCGCGCGTCCTGGCGTTTGCTATATCGGCCTCGTCTTTAAGGTGCTGCCCAATCATCCGAAGCACCATGCCTGTTGTGCCGCTCAGATGTTTTTGAGCGAGGGCGATGGGATCGTTTTTCGCGGGGCCAATGGCGCTTGGAAAACGTCGGATTATGAATTTCACCTCAGCGAGAGCGAGGCGAAAAAGCTCATTCAGAAAGTCATTGATACCTTCACCGAAAAACACGGGAAGCCGCCGACAGAGCTATTCATTCACGGCAAGACGACGTTTAACAAGGTGGAGTGGGATGCGTTCTCGTCCGTCTGCCCTCCGGGGACAAATTTGGTTGGCGTCAGAATAAAGACAACGGACGGCGACACGAAGCTCTTCAGGGACGGTGATTATCCCGTTCTCCGTGGCACCGCGATGATCCTCGATGATCGCAATGCATTCCTTTGGACAACGGGCTTTCTGCCTCGGCTGGACACCTATATCGGCCCGGAGACACCCAACCCGCTTTCCGTGACAATTCTGAAAAGCACCGGCCCGACACCCCCCATCGAGAATGTCCTCGGGGATATAATGGGGCTGACAAAATTGAATTATAATGCGTGCAATTTCAATGATTCACTTCCGGTTACGATCCAGTTCGCCGACAAGGTCGGTGATGTACTTACGCTAAAGGCTGCTCAGGGCGCGGAAAAGCAGCCCTTCAAATATTATATTTGATAATTATCATTTACGGGGTAGCGCAAAAATTGCTCCCTAAACGGTCATCAAACCGGCCATTTAAGCGAATTAATTATCGTAGAAATTTGGCTATCTGCATGATAATATGAATTAATTGAAAAAATTAAACCGGCCATAAAACCGGCCATCTAAGTGGTAGATATGCCTTTAAGAGACGATAATGAGGGAATAGGCCTTTTCGAACCGCTGATGGTTTCAAGCGGTAATAAGGCGCGAGATGACCTCAACGATCTAGCATTAGAGCTCGCAAAGCGCTCGGAGGGGTTTCGCCGCAGCCTGCCGGAATCGATCGCGACCGCACTCGCCGATCTCGTGCGTTCGATGAATTGCTACTACAGCAATCTCATCGAAGGCCATAACACGCACCCGGTCGATATTGAACGCGCGCTTGCGGGCGACTACAGCGCCAACCCCGGCAAGCGCAATCTTCAGCTCGAGGCGAAAGCGCACATCACCGTCCAGAAGTGGATCGACGACGGCGGTAT contains:
- a CDS encoding AAA family ATPase, with translation MYLSSLKLSNFRSFDETEVNFQKKITVLVGENNGGKSNAIDALRLITPPLSGRREIYCEPTDINFTSKSSRFDIEASYLDLSTSQQGRLLSATIDATLQSARFGLTYDGTSERYPIKPSIWAGGKKSPPEPGCQDAIRHVYLPPLRDAKRALASGNPTRIYALLKHFLDGELPDALAQRLKRIATDPILTKVDNAVDIGLGALTTGVRRQSASLGFAGDEKLIDIARDLRFKLADHGIAPEDLRYSGHGYANLLYMATIAVELEKVNDADLTLFLVEEPEAHLHPQLQAAVLSFLEEQSEKTQPSKPGAAAGQVQIVVATHSPNLSAWNDSKNLVVFRSCVVPVPVEPLPSEPAIEDDAAVGPDAAPAPAPVLRRTSRCIPLEKISLSDPDRRKVDRYLDVTRSALLFGGRAMLVEGIAEALLLPVIAKNYVLKGKADKMRLFRSAVFLPIDGVDFRPYVTLLLTPYDQVRISDRVVVITDGDAHKEAVNGRTPGDNRKHELDTLATALSATSVFSAAVSTYSLETELVNAGNADLLKSVYLSFHPKSEHHWTAAIGKTGHDRASAIQELFKSTRKGDFAQILAEKIQADGATFVVPQYIRDAIEAIVL
- a CDS encoding UvrD-helicase domain-containing protein; the protein is MTLDAFIPTREQSDIVAHDRSAFIIACPGAGKTRVMVERCRGLTARTKGRRGVALLSFTNAAVHELETRLRHANLIVEPTFPDFVGTFDGFVWQFILAPFGIPECENAPRLIADLDRRIVQPFEKAHPLPLSCFDRATGEIVPALAKAKGYDVAKKAAGVRKASETVARTMRKRFRDRGEVDFEDVRSIARERLADRELSERLGNALAARFAEIIVDEAQDCNPHDLEIISWLRTAGIPIKVICDPHQSIYEFRGGVTDHLFAFRDKFEEEDRLPMTGNFRSNDNICKAIAMLRSHTTRGDIDKPVGRHKADQTPVHILSYKGAVSAAIGTRFRELATGHSFDLADCPILASTVDSGAKSIGQPRIEKTNDLSLRLASAVMEFHYGFDTGNQLEAIHRAHAVILSIQGRLAGKTYNQYLTSEQMTAETWRPKILSIVQQLRFDPSIDTTANGWLARARALIAPEMIANGLSIAQRLKSNRELASLLTVPPPASAASRTIHSVKGKEFPAVCVVMTTATAKGILDYLQTGEPAKTGEDARKLYVAASRAERLLVFASPRSQAARLKSHLETLHATVTLEEI
- a CDS encoding toll/interleukin-1 receptor domain-containing protein encodes the protein MDSSPVAITAGASDPTLVRDIVFISKGTPNDDEFTLWLAPRLEAAGYVVFADILNLQGGDRWRKELTETLQKRAVKMLLCCQDATLAKNGVQEEIGIAEDLAKELDDKRFIIPLRLKKFKKLFGIGGLQYVDFEHSWAKGLIDLLELLERQGVPCDRQHAVINPNWELYRKRHSLELIQSPETLTSNWLRIAAIPSQIRYCEPTGAIDHSRTKKAYGDAGFPFYLHNRGVLTFLTADEMRAAVRDLGSFQELHSVSVQTFAEEGMPEIGLQPREAKNILVFLFKAAWQNFCKANGFLEYHYSKTPGYHVGKAKLAVGKKIPWGRQGSKRSAMLRNVAKGKVWQFGISAIPVLWPYYHFRLKSRVLFAEFENDKEGSLVADDKQFRLRRSVCKGWRNKQWHGRLMAFLELMAGERAYIDLAVSPTESIRLDSAPQLFTSPVTTPLPNVLGEEDEDSDPSVLGNRDIEQEAAE